Genomic DNA from Peribacillus simplex NBRC 15720 = DSM 1321:
CATCCTGATTCAGGAGTGGTGACTATCGGTGAAAATATAGGCATTTATGCATGGCACGGACGCCATCATCTGGCTCATATTACTTCTTTATCAAAGCGCCAGGGATGGTGAATATAACTATATCTCCTGAAGGTTGTGATCACTTTGAATGCTGAGGTGAAAGTCGAACAATTAACATCAATCGAATACCATCTTAATGAACTTTCCGACCTTTTGGTGCAAGTTGTGAATGATGGAGCGTCCATTGGTTTTTTACCTCCCATGAAACAGTCTGAGGCAATTGATTATTGGGGTAGTGCCCTAAATCCTGATGTGATTCTGTTTGTCGCGAAATTACAGGGTGAGATAGTCGGGAGCGTACAGTTACATTTATGTTCAAAGCAAAACGGCGGCCATCGTGCGGAAATAGCAAAATTAATGACGCATACTGGTTATAGACGAAAAGGCATAGGACGTTCACTCATGCTAGAGGCTGAGAAGAGGGCCAAGCAGGAGGGACGGATATTATTGGTCCTGGATACAAGGGAAGGGGATCCTTCTAACTCCTTGTATACTTCATTGGGATATATTCAGGCAGGAAGGATTCCTGATTATGCGAAATCGGCAAATGGTGAATTCCATCCGACCATTTTGTATTTTAAAAATAAGATCGGGTAATGAATCGAATAGGGGGAATCTAAGTGCAAGCTGTAATCAAAAAAGAAGGTAACGGGATTATCGCAAGATTCGATCGCCTGCTCAATCATTCAGTGGAAAAGGTATGGGGTGCTTTAACGGAGAATGATAAGTTGGAAAAGTGGATGTCCAATCTGGAAATAAAGGACCTTCGAAAAGACGGGAACATAAAATTCAATTTCAATGATGGGTCAGGGAAATCCTTTGATATGAAGATAAGGGATTTCCGGGAATCTGCCGTTTTAGACTTTGAATGGGGGGACGGCTGGGTTCGTTTCGAGGTATCCCCTGAAAAGGATGGATGCTCATTAGTATTGAAGGAATCCATCCAGCCTGTTAATGATCATACACCAAAGGATTTGGCAGGCTGGCATGTTTGCCTCGATATGTTAAGTAATTTACTTGATGGTCATCATCAGGACTTCCCAATGGGTGAATGGGAAAAATGGCATATGGAATATACGGCCGCAGTCAAACGAATGAATGGATGAATGGAATGCGGTGGATACATTAGACGGCCTAAAACCGAAGTGATGCTTCTGCTTTAAAGGAAGTTTTTTGTTGATATACCAGTTTGTGCCATGTTAATATGACTTTAACTTTTAAGAAATGGAGGTTTTCCTTGTGACATTTATCAGACTGCGTTTCCAATCTTTGAACCGCTAATTGAATACGTTCAAGGGCTCTGCATATCCGCAGGGTAAATGGGAATGGTCTGTCTATTTTTAAGGAAACCTTCATTTTACGCTTTTTTTGCTGTCCAGCTGAAGCCGCGGCAACCTTTGTGGCTCAAAGGTTTTCGCTAAACCAGTTAATCTTATAAATACGCATCCAAGGAGGTCATTTTGGATACGTGTAGAAGGTTGGACCCTCCGTAGCATGACCAAACGAAGGCCAGTGGGAGATTATTTTTATCGTGAAAATAATCATCCTCTCAGGTTTCTTTAGTTAGGTTCTGATCCATTTACTCTAAACACAGGCAGATAGCCTGTGTTTTTTTTAGGGCATTAAGAAAAAAATATTAAAATAGAATGAGGTGTATAAGAGATGAAATCATTAAATGAACAAGTAACGGACAATTGGAAAAAGAATATAACTCTTTTTCTAGGCAGTCAGACCATATCGCTCTTTGGTTCGTCCTTGGTTCAGTATGCCATCATGTGGTATATCACGTTGAATACACAGTCGGGTGTCATGATGACGATATCCATCGTTTGTGGTTTCGTGCCTACCTTTATACTCTCCCCAATCGCGGGGGTATGGGCAGACCGCTATAATCGGAAGATGCTGATCATCCTTTCGGATTCATTGATTGCCATTTCAACGCTGATATTGGCCATCTTGTTTTTAATCGGCTACGATGAGCTTTGGCTGCTTTTCGTCATGTCCGCTGTCCGGGCGATCGGAACTGGAATCCAGACTCCTGCAGTTGGGGCCATTCTTCCGCAGCTTGTGCCAGAAGATAAACTTACGAAGGTGAACGGGACAAATGGAAGCATTCAAGCGCTAGTGATGCTCGTTTCCCCCATGGTGAGCGGCGCGCTGCTTACGATGGCTTCAATCGAAACCATTTTCTTCATTGATGTGATTACAGCTGCAATTGCCATCTTCACATTGCTGGCATTTTTGAAAATTCCAGCACATGCGAAGGCATTAAAAGAGCAAACAACCAGCTATTTCGCCGATTTGCAAGAAGGATTCAGCTATATCAAGAATCACGACTTTCTTAAGAAGTTCTTTATGTTTTTCGCATTTTTCTTCGTGCTTGCCGCACCTGTTGCATTTCTTACACCGCTTCAGGTCACACGCTCTTTCGGGAATGATGTTTGGCGGTTGACTGCGATAGAAATCACTTTTGCCATCGGTATGATGCTAGGTGGGATTTTCATGGCTTCCTGGGGAGGCTTTAAAAACAAGATCCATACGATGACACTTGCGAGCCTTATAATTGGTGCCTGTACTTTCGCTCTTGGAATCATCCCCGTTTTCTGGATTTACTTGATCATCATGGGGGTAGTCGGGGTGGCGATGCCGATCTTTAATACGCCGTCCACGGTCTTGTTACAGGAGAAGGTCAATGGTGATCTTCTCGGTAGGGTATTTGGTGTTTTAGGGATGATTTCGACTTCGATGATGCCGCTGGGAATGCTTGTATTTGGACCGATATCCGACATCATTAAAATAGAATGGCTGCTTATAGGAACTGGTTTATTGCTGTTCATTCAAGGTTTTTTCCTACTGGGCAGCAAAGTGTTGATCGAAGCCGGAAAACCGATCTCGAAAGATGCCCCCGAGTAATGGTACACAGAACGCCCATGTAAAGATGAAGGACTGGAGCCTGGGCGGTGTTCCGGCTGATATGGATATTATGAATATTAAAGGATATTGGATATTTGGCAGCCCTCCAGTTATTTATTTTTGTAAAATGGTAATACCATGAAGGTCATCATAGATTAGCTAAGGAGGAAAAGATGGAATTTTTGGGAAAAGTATTTAAATGGATGGTAGTTATCGGAATGATTCTACTGTTAGGACGACTGCTTACGATGGCATTTTTATTTCTGGATATTCCATTTACGACCTTTTTTAAGGACTACAGTCTCATTTCGATCATCATTTTAATAATAGGTGCAATTGGTCAGCAATTCACCAAGCCGGATAAAAAGTAAAATGAGTTATCACCTTACCTTTTTCATGGAAATGATCAGCTTCGAATCAAAAAGACCGACATATTCTATTGTCGATCTACAGTTTTTTATATTTAAAAAACGTTCCAGTTGATTTCAGAAATCCGCACCCTTTCCGCCGGCTGCCTGCCAAGCCTCATCAAAGCAAGCGTCTGTGGGGTCTCGGTTAGCCAGTTATTCGGCAGGAGTGTTGCAAATTTCTTCAATCTAGTGAGGGTTTAAAAAACATGAAGGATAAACAAGTCTTCTTTTAAAACCATGGTTCGGGATGAAACCAATCCTATCCTCCTATTGCAATGAACTTTTCAATATACAAAGCAGCTTACACAGTTAATAAATGATTTGGAGCATACGCTGGGGGAATTCCAGATAAAGAATTAAAGGAACGG
This window encodes:
- a CDS encoding GNAT family N-acetyltransferase — encoded protein: MNAEVKVEQLTSIEYHLNELSDLLVQVVNDGASIGFLPPMKQSEAIDYWGSALNPDVILFVAKLQGEIVGSVQLHLCSKQNGGHRAEIAKLMTHTGYRRKGIGRSLMLEAEKRAKQEGRILLVLDTREGDPSNSLYTSLGYIQAGRIPDYAKSANGEFHPTILYFKNKIG
- a CDS encoding SRPBCC family protein; its protein translation is MQAVIKKEGNGIIARFDRLLNHSVEKVWGALTENDKLEKWMSNLEIKDLRKDGNIKFNFNDGSGKSFDMKIRDFRESAVLDFEWGDGWVRFEVSPEKDGCSLVLKESIQPVNDHTPKDLAGWHVCLDMLSNLLDGHHQDFPMGEWEKWHMEYTAAVKRMNG
- a CDS encoding MFS transporter, whose protein sequence is MKSLNEQVTDNWKKNITLFLGSQTISLFGSSLVQYAIMWYITLNTQSGVMMTISIVCGFVPTFILSPIAGVWADRYNRKMLIILSDSLIAISTLILAILFLIGYDELWLLFVMSAVRAIGTGIQTPAVGAILPQLVPEDKLTKVNGTNGSIQALVMLVSPMVSGALLTMASIETIFFIDVITAAIAIFTLLAFLKIPAHAKALKEQTTSYFADLQEGFSYIKNHDFLKKFFMFFAFFFVLAAPVAFLTPLQVTRSFGNDVWRLTAIEITFAIGMMLGGIFMASWGGFKNKIHTMTLASLIIGACTFALGIIPVFWIYLIIMGVVGVAMPIFNTPSTVLLQEKVNGDLLGRVFGVLGMISTSMMPLGMLVFGPISDIIKIEWLLIGTGLLLFIQGFFLLGSKVLIEAGKPISKDAPE